From the Malaclemys terrapin pileata isolate rMalTer1 chromosome 13, rMalTer1.hap1, whole genome shotgun sequence genome, one window contains:
- the LOC128848155 gene encoding C-type lectin domain family 2 member D-like isoform X1 produces MDWNSSRGPSCSGIAPLVPEVDEAEPERGGDTAVSLLIVQKMAEESAEATSDTSRGVNDSMLPGHGQEEGRRRDVDFSLKCIKDKRIPITVTVVITALIITIIALAAKKMPPCPRCPPHVTAACPDGWVGFQGKCYYFSETEGNWSTSQSHCSSLNASLASIDSLPELDFMQRYRGIPYRWIGLQREPGEGQPWKWTNGTIFNNLFQVRGEGQCAYLNEHGISSSRCYSDRHFICSWPDQCSRRKPSAAGGDTMSKIT; encoded by the exons ATGGACTGGAATAGCTCCCGGGGGCCGAGCTGTTCCGGTATAGCTCCCCTTGTTCCAGAAGTGGATGAAGCTGAACCAGAACGAG GTGGAGACACAGCAGTCTCGCTGCTGATTGTCCAGAAAATGGCAGAAGAGAGCGCCGAAGCGACAAGCGATACCA GTAGAGGGGTTAATGACTCAATGCTGCCGGGTCACGGacaagaggaaggaaggagaagagatGTGG attTCAGCCTAAAATGCATTAAAGATAAACGGATCCCAATTACCGTTACTGTCGTCATCACAGCGTTGATCATCACCATAATTGCACTGGCGG CCAAGAAGATGCCCCCCTGCCCACGCTGCCCACCCCATGTCACTGCTGCATGCCCGGACGGCTGGGTTGGATTCCAAGGGAAATGCTACTACTTCTCAGAGACTGAAGGGAACTGGAGCACCAGCCAGAGCCACTGCTCTTCCCTCAACGCCTCCCTGGCTTCCATTGACTCCCTGCCGGAGCTG GATTTCATGCAGCGCTATAGAGGGATCCCTTACCGCTGGATTGGCCTCCAGAGGGAACCAGGCGAGGGCCAGCCCTGGAAGTGGACCAACGGTACCATATTCAACAACCT GTTTCAGGTCAGAGGGGAAGGGCAGTGCGCCTACCTGAATGAACATGGGATCAGCAGCTCCAGGTGCTACTCAGACAGACATTTCATCTGCAGCTGGCCGGACCAGTGCTCTAGAAGGAAGCCAAGCGCCGCAGGAGGGGACACAATGTCTAAGATCACGTAA
- the LOC128848155 gene encoding C-type lectin domain family 2 member D-like isoform X2 produces MAEESAEATSDTSRGVNDSMLPGHGQEEGRRRDVDFSLKCIKDKRIPITVTVVITALIITIIALAAKKMPPCPRCPPHVTAACPDGWVGFQGKCYYFSETEGNWSTSQSHCSSLNASLASIDSLPELDFMQRYRGIPYRWIGLQREPGEGQPWKWTNGTIFNNLFQVRGEGQCAYLNEHGISSSRCYSDRHFICSWPDQCSRRKPSAAGGDTMSKIT; encoded by the exons ATGGCAGAAGAGAGCGCCGAAGCGACAAGCGATACCA GTAGAGGGGTTAATGACTCAATGCTGCCGGGTCACGGacaagaggaaggaaggagaagagatGTGG attTCAGCCTAAAATGCATTAAAGATAAACGGATCCCAATTACCGTTACTGTCGTCATCACAGCGTTGATCATCACCATAATTGCACTGGCGG CCAAGAAGATGCCCCCCTGCCCACGCTGCCCACCCCATGTCACTGCTGCATGCCCGGACGGCTGGGTTGGATTCCAAGGGAAATGCTACTACTTCTCAGAGACTGAAGGGAACTGGAGCACCAGCCAGAGCCACTGCTCTTCCCTCAACGCCTCCCTGGCTTCCATTGACTCCCTGCCGGAGCTG GATTTCATGCAGCGCTATAGAGGGATCCCTTACCGCTGGATTGGCCTCCAGAGGGAACCAGGCGAGGGCCAGCCCTGGAAGTGGACCAACGGTACCATATTCAACAACCT GTTTCAGGTCAGAGGGGAAGGGCAGTGCGCCTACCTGAATGAACATGGGATCAGCAGCTCCAGGTGCTACTCAGACAGACATTTCATCTGCAGCTGGCCGGACCAGTGCTCTAGAAGGAAGCCAAGCGCCGCAGGAGGGGACACAATGTCTAAGATCACGTAA